The following coding sequences are from one Pelmatolapia mariae isolate MD_Pm_ZW linkage group LG4, Pm_UMD_F_2, whole genome shotgun sequence window:
- the LOC134626124 gene encoding protein phosphatase 1 regulatory subunit 29, which produces MQGASTTSAFLLILPSLLFLSYFPNTANGDCWLIEGDKGYVWLAICSQNQPPYETIPQHINNTVHDLRLNENKLKAVLFSSMYRFTNLTDLNLTKNEINYIEDGAFAGQANLQVLQLGYNKLTNLTEGMLRGLGRMQCLFLQHNLIEVVASNAFWECPSLSSIDLSSNKLARIDPSTFTVLSRLMVCELAANPFHCGCDLYSFLTWLEFFNNVSHTYDRLLCETPREMFGYPLLSPIAAGHSGRNAKNILYHHCRDGVMIPGMTSLPPDLDGPSGIGPEMFGGIGPYHQPTTSSSSTEDSFSPSIKLHHVSLSSASLLVKIPKPFSKMYILTQYNNTFVSDVMNLKNKKEMITLNKLKPRSNYTFCVVSIRNSQRYNHTCLQFSTRGQSQDDMLPTPSTTTHYIMTIVGCLFGMLIILGLVYYCLRKKRMHDEKRKSICVKKTILEMRYGPEVAAAVANDPSAVHKLQEQSREHHQYQHHHGGKLPMSTSSSSGMLHSANTTSSRLSSIPQVEKMATAFSEAMATNKGNYMDIRTGGAGVERMADGMHGVMRGEDLRDDDGTDIGDDSDDDGHGSASEISTIAMEVDKVNQIINNCIDALKLDAAAVAASGASTNPSSSNPTSPPPTSTSSLTRGLIPLSQGVTETCQVIAPNKVPPPPPLPALNAPLSERPGISGGGFVVTPPYRPPPPANAVRPIQRQMSADAAVVIVNSVKKQCSTTSCGSMGRDRERGGARVYSLDVPEPRSPDACNQQQQQYPDRASPVGCGEPLERLPLVGSGSCGGGSGGGCDSGGVGAQHQDNQKSHHYHQQQQIQHQQQQKQQQQQLEVQQDYHCSEHRHSVPALYYEGSHQGSPAQRVSFLKPLTRSRRDAASYSQLSPARHHSSYSGYSSSPEYCSESSLRIWERFRPYRKGPRDESCYVTAGNALRKKVQFAKGEDLHDILDYWKGVSAQQKL; this is translated from the exons ATGCAGGGTGCTTCTACCACCTCCGCTTTCCTTCTTATTCTTCCCTCCCTCCTATTTTTGTCTTATTTCCCTAACACGGCTAATGGGGACTGCTGGCTCATTGAGGGGGACAAAGGCTATGTGTGGCTAGCTATTTGTAGCCAGAATCAGCCTCCATATGAGACTATCCCCCAGCACATCAACAACACAGTGCATGACTTGAGATTGAATGAGAACAAGCTGAAAGCCGTGCTCTTCAGTTCCATGTATCGATTTACCAACTTGACTGACCTCAACCTCACCAAGAATGAAATCAACTACATTGAGGATGGAGCCTTTGCAGGACAGGCCAATTTACAG GTTCTTCAGTTGGGTTACAACAAACTGACAAACTTGACTGAGGGTATGTTGAGAGGGCTCGGCCGTATGCAGTGCCTGTTCCTGCAGCACAACCTGATTGAGGTTGTTGCCAGCAATGCATTCTGGGAGTGCCCGAGCCTGAGCAGCATTGACCTGTCATCCAACAAACTTGCCCGCATTGACCCATCCACTTTCACAGTTCTTAGTCGGCTTATGGTTTGTGAACTGGCAGCAAATCCATTCCATTGTGGCTGCGATCTTTATAGTTTTCTAACCTGGTTGGAGTTCTTCAACAATGTCTCACATACTTATGACCGCCTCCTATGCGAGACGCCGCGGGAGATGTTTGGCTATCCTTTACTGAGTCCTATTGCGGCTGGACATTCTGGTCGGAATGCTAAAAACATTTTGTACCATCACTGCCGAGATGGTGTAATGATTCCAGGAATGACCTCTCTACCGCCAGATTTAGATGGTCCTTCTGGGATCGGACCAGAGATGTTTGGTGGTATAGGACCATACCACCAGCCTACAACCTCTTCCTCGTCTACTGAAGACAGCTTCAGTCCCAGCATAAAGCTCCATCATGTCTCTTTGTCATCAGCATCTCTCCTTGTGAAGATTCCAAAGCCCTTCAGTAAAATGTATATTCTAACACAATACAACAACACATTTGTGTCTGATGTCATGAATTTGAAGAATAAGAAGGAGATGATCACCCTAAACAAACTAAAACCACGCAGTAATTACACCTTCTGTGTGGTATCCATCCGCAACTCTCAACGTTACAACCACACCTGTCTCCAGTTTTCCACTCGAGGGCAAAGTCAAGATGATATGCTCCCCACACCTTCCACCACTACTCACTATATAATGACTATTGTGGGCTGCCTTTTTGGCATGCTAATCATTTTAGGCCTCGTCTACTATTGTCTTCGTAAAAAACGGATGCATGATGAGAAGAGGAAGTCTATCTGTGTCAAGAAAACTATACTAGAAATGCGCTATGGACCAGAGGTGGCAGCAGCAGTAGCAAATGATCCATCAGCAGTCCACAAACTCCAGGAACAGTCCAGAGAACATCACCAGTATCAGCATCACCATGGAGGGAAACTTCCCATGTCGACATCCTCAAGCTCGGGAATGCTCCACTCAGCCAACACCACTTCCTCAAGACTTTCTTCtatcccacaagtggaaaagaTGGCCACTGCCTTTTCGGAGGCCATGGCTACAAACAAAGGGAACTATATGGATATCAGAACTGGAGGGGCAGGGGTGGAGCGGATGGCAGATGGTATGCATGGAGTGATGAGGGGAGAAGACTTGAGGGACGATGATGGAACCGATATTGGCGATGACTCGGATGATGATGGGCATGGTTCCGCATCTGAGATCTCAACTATTGCCATGGAGGTGGACAAGGTTAATCAGATCATTAACAATTGCATTGATGCCCTGAAACTGGATGCAGCTGCAGTTGCTGCTTCAGGGGCCTCTACAAACCCTTCATCCTCCAATCCCACCTCCCCACCGCCCACCAGCACGTCCTCCCTAACACGTGGCCTAATCCCACTCTCTCAAGGGGTGACAGAGACATGCCAGGTCATCGCTCCCAACAAAGTACCCCCTCCACCTCCACTCCCTGCCTTGAATGCCCCTCTCTCTGAGCGCCCTGGAATCAGTGGTGGGGGATTTGTTGTCACTCCCCCCTACAGGCCCCCTCCTCCGGCTAACGCTGTACGTCCCATTCAGCGGCAAATGAGTGCAGATGCAGCTGTCGTTATTGTAAATTCTGTCAAGAAACAGTGCAGTACCACATCTTGTGGCTCCATGGGTCGAGACAGGGAGCGCGGAGGAGCCAGGGTGTACAGCCTGGACGTCCCTGAGCCAAGGAGCCCAGATGCCTGTaatcaacagcagcagcagtaccCAGACCGGGCCAGTCCTGTGGGCTGTGGGGAGCCCCTGGAAAGACTCCCTTTAGTGGGAAGTGGGAGCTGTGGTGGAGGGAGTGGTGGTGGTTGCGACAGTGGTGGTGTTGGTGCCCAACATCAGGACAACCAAAAATCCCACCATTACCATCAGCAGCAACAGATACAAcatcaacagcagcagaagcagcagcagcagcagttggaGGTGCAGCAGGACTACCACTGCTCGGAGCACCGCCACTCTGTCCCCGCTCTCTACTATGAAGGCTCCCACCAGGGTTCCCCAGCCCAAAGAGTTTCATTCTTAAAGCCCCTGACACGGTCCCGCAGGGACGCAGCTTCTTACTCCCAGCTGTCGCCTGCCCGCCATCATTCCAGTTACTCAGGCTACTCCTCCAGCCCCGAGTACTGCTCAGAGAGCTCACTGCGGATCTGGGAGCGTTTTCGTCCCTACAGGAAAGGCCCACGTGATGAGTCCTGTTATGTGACCGCTGGAAATGCCCTTCGAAAAAAGGTGCAGTTTGCTAAAGGCGAGGACCTGCATGACATTCTTGATTACTGGAAGGGTGTGTCAGCGCAGCAAAAGCTGTGA